In Flavobacteriales bacterium, the following proteins share a genomic window:
- the rplC gene encoding 50S ribosomal protein L3: protein MPGIIGKKIGMTSLFSAEGKNIPCTLIEAGPCVVTQVRTSDKDGYSAIQLGFGERREKNTPAALKGHFKKANTTPKAKLVEFKGFEQALNLGDEVKIDGLFAEGEFVDVSGTSKGKGFQGVVKRHGFGGVGGQTHGQHNRLRAPGSIGACSFPSRVFKGMRMAGRTGGDKVKMGNLEVLRVIPEKNLLVVKGSIPGPKGSFVIVEK, encoded by the coding sequence TACCATGCACACTTATTGAAGCTGGTCCTTGCGTTGTAACGCAAGTTAGAACGTCTGATAAAGACGGATACTCTGCCATTCAGCTTGGTTTTGGTGAGCGTCGTGAAAAAAACACGCCAGCTGCTTTGAAAGGACATTTCAAAAAAGCGAACACCACTCCTAAAGCAAAACTTGTAGAATTCAAAGGATTCGAACAAGCCCTCAACCTCGGCGACGAAGTGAAAATCGATGGACTTTTCGCAGAAGGTGAATTTGTTGATGTATCAGGAACCTCCAAAGGAAAAGGATTCCAAGGTGTTGTAAAACGCCACGGATTCGGTGGAGTAGGTGGTCAGACCCATGGTCAGCACAACCGTCTTCGCGCTCCAGGTTCTATCGGTGCATGTTCATTCCCTTCACGCGTATTCAAAGGAATGCGTATGGCTGGCCGTACAGGTGGTGATAAAGTGAAAATGGGTAACCTCGAAGTTCTTCGCGTAATTCCGGAGAAAAATCTTCTGGTGGTTAAAGGATCAATTCCTGGCCCTAAAGGTTCATTCGTAATCGTTGAGAAGTAA